One genomic window of Glycine soja cultivar W05 chromosome 9, ASM419377v2, whole genome shotgun sequence includes the following:
- the LOC114367827 gene encoding CBL-interacting serine/threonine-protein kinase 23-like gives MTSRSGQGSSGGGSSRTRVGKYELGRTLGEGNFAKVKFARHVETRENVAIKILDKEKLLKHKMIAQIKREISTMKLIRHPNVIRMYEVMASKTKIYIVLEFVTGGELFDKIARSGRLKEDEARKYFQQLICAVDYCHSRGVFHRDLKPENLLLDANGVLKVSDFGLSALPQQVREDGLLHTTCGTPNYVAPEVINNKGYDGAKADLWSCGVILFVLMAGYLPFEETNLSALYKKIFKAEFTCPPWFSSSAKKLINKILDPNPATRITFAEVIENDWFKKGYKPPVFEQANVSLDDLDSIFSDSTDSQNLVVERREEGPMAPVAPVTMNAFELISKSQGLNLSSLFEKQMGLVKRETRFTSKCSADEIISKIEKAAGPLGFDVKKNNCKLKIQGEKTGRKGHLSVATEILEVAPSLYMVELRKSEGDTLEFHKFYKNLATGLKDIVWKAEPIDEEKDGANPSK, from the exons ATGACGTCACGATCGGGGCAGGGGAGCAGCGGCGGAGGGAGCAGCAGGACCCGTGTGGGGAAGTACGAGCTGGGTCGGACGCTGGGCGAGGGCAATTTCGCCAAGGTGAAATTCGCGAGGCACGTGGAAACTAGAGAGAACGTCGCCATCAAGATTCTCGACAAGGAGAAACTACTCAAACACAAAATGATTGCGCAG ATAAAACGAGAAATATCAACAATGAAACTGATTAGACACCCAAATGTCATACGCATGTATGAG GTAATGGCTAGCAAAACAAAGATATACATTGTATTGGAATTTGTGACTGGTGGGGAGctgtttgataaaatt GCACGCAGTGGGAGGTTGAAAGAAGATGAAGCAAGAAAATACTTTCAACAGCTTATATGTGCTGTGGATTACTGTCATAGTAGAGGTGTTTTCCATAGAGACTTAAAG CCTGAGAATTTATTGCTGGATGCTAATGGAGTGCTTAAAGTATCAGATTTTGGATTGAGTGCATTGCCTCAACAAGTTCGG GAAGATGGACTACTTCACACAACATGCGGTACGCCGAATTATGTTGCTCCAGAG GTGATTAACAACAAAGGTTATGACGGTGCAAAGGCAGATTTATGGTCATGTGGTGTTATTCTCTTTGTTTTAATGGCTGGCTATTTGCCCTTTGAAGAAACCAATCTATCAGCTTTATATAAAAAG ATTTTCAAGGCCGAGTTCACATGTCCTCCGTGGTTCTCTTCAAGTGCAAAGAAGCTAATCAACAAAATCCTTGATCCCAATCCTGCCACT CGGATTACATTTGCTGAGGTCATTGAGAATGACTGGTTCAAGAAGGGATATAAGCCTCCCGTATTTGAACAGGCTAATGTTAGTCTTGATGATTTAGATTCTATTTTCAGTGATTCTACG GATTCACAAAATCTTGTTGTAGAGAGGCGTGAAGAGGGACCTATGGCACCTGTGGCACCTGTGACTATGAATGCCTTTGAGCTTATCTCTAAATCTCAGGGCCTCAATCTTAGTAGTCTTTTTGAGAAGCAAATG GGACTAGTTAAAAGGGAAACACGATTTACATCCAAATGTTCAGCAGatgaaataatttcaaaaatagaGAAAGCTGCAGGACCCCTGGGTTTTGATGTTAAGAAGAACAACTGTAAG TTAAAGATTCAAGGTGAAAAGACAGGACGGAAAGGTCATCTATCTGTAGCCACTGAG ATCTTAGAGGTGGCCCCTTCACTATACATGGTTGAGCTGCGAAAGTCTGAAGGAGATACTCTCGAATTTCACAAG TTCTACAAAAATCTTGCTACTGGGCTGAAGGATATTGTTTGGAAAGCCGAGCCTATCGATGAAGAAAAAGATG GTGCCAATCCATCGAAATAA